In Capricornis sumatraensis isolate serow.1 chromosome 2, serow.2, whole genome shotgun sequence, the DNA window CACCAAAAGTAAGACTACTACTcattgaaaaatgcaaataagaaaatgaaaaggcaaactgaAGCCTAGGAGAAAATGCTCACAATACATATGTCTGACAAAGGACTCCTACAAATACATAGTAAAAGTGGAAAGAacatttaagtttatttatttttaattgaaggataattgctttacaatattgtgttgatttctgccgtatatcaacatgaatcagccataggtgtacaacATTTCCCCTCCTCGCTGAAtctttctcccacctcccaccccatcccaaccctctaggttgtcaccagtttgagctccttgagtcatacagtaaatttccactggctgtctattttacatatcatAGTGTTTAtctttccatgctgctgctgcttgttcagttgctcagtcacatccgactctgcgcccgcatggactgcagcacgccaggcttccctgtctttcaccgttacctggagtttgctcatactgatgtccattgagtaggtgatgccatccaaccatctcattatctgtcaccccttctcctgccctctgtctttcccagcatcagggtcttttccaatgagtcagttcttggcatcaggtgaccaaagtattgaagcttcagcttcagcatcaatcctccaatgaatattcaggattgatttcctttaggattgactggattgatctccttgctgtccaggagactctcaaaaaagtcttctccagcaccacagttcaaaggcatcaattctttggtgctcagccttttctgTTGTCTAGCTCTGTACTCTGTCCATGTTTCCCACCCTCTGAAGTGgaaagaacttttttaaaaaatgagaaaatacttagTAGACACTTCACAAAAGAAACTGTACGAATGACCAGAAAGCAGATGAAAACGGGCTTAGCATCAtttgtcatcaggaaaatgcaaattaataccATAGTCAGACACCATTTCACATCCACTAGAATAGCTAAGAAGCCTGACAACAgaatgttggcaagaatgtggaacaACTAGAATTCCCTTACATTTTtgttaggaatgtaaaatggcacaaccactttggaagtctgatgttttcttataaaattaaatatcaattcagttcagtcactcagtcgtgtccgactctttgcaaccccatgaatcgcagcatgccaggcctccctgtccatcaccaactcccggagtttacacaaactcatgtccatcgagttggtgttgccatccagccctcATCCtctcggccccttctcctcctgccctcaatccctcccagcatcagggtcttttccaatgagtcaactctttgcatgaggtggccaaagtattggagtttcagctttagcatcagtccttccaatgaacaccaggactgatctcctttaggatggactggttggatctccttgcagtccaaggaactctcaagagtcttctccaacaccacagttcaaaagcatcaattcttcggtgctcagccttcttcacagtccaactctcatatccatacataaccactggaaaaaccacagccttgactagacggaccttagtcggcaaagtaatgtctctgcttttgaatatgtatctaggttggtcataactttccttccaaggagtaagcatcttttaatttcatggcagcagtcaccatctgcagtgattttggagcccaaaataataaagtctgacactgtttccccatctatttcccattaagtgatgggactggatgccatgatcttagttttttgaatgttgagctttaagccaactttttcactctcctctttcactttcatcaagaggctttttagttcctcttcactttctgccataagggtggtgtcatctgcatacctgaggttattgatatttctcctggcaatcttgattccagcttgtgcttcttccagcccagcgtttctcatgatgtactctgcgtagaagttaaataagcagggggacaatatacagccttgacgtactccttttcctatttggaaccagtctgttgttccatgtccagtatgactcagcaattccactcctagtaattatccaagagaaatgaaaacatttccacAAAAACACCTGCACAAGAATGTTTAtaaaagttttattcataatggtaaaaaaaaaacaattcatatATTCAACAGAAATATCAAGCAAgcgactttcctggtggtccagtggttaagaatccaccttacaattcgggggacactggttcaatcttTGGTCCAGGAAGAacccatatgccatggggcaactaagcccatgcaccacaacaactgagcctgcattctggagcctgcaagccacaactgctgagcccacatgcagcaactactgaggcccccacaccctagagcccatgatctgcaacaagaaaagccactgcagtgagaaacccatacagtgcagctagagaaagcccctgcacagcaacagagactcagtgcagccgaaaataagtaaataaatatatttttaaaaatcaaacaaaaatgcaTAAACAAATTATAGCATAGTCTGTGGTGATAAGACTCAGAGCAGTGGTTGCCTAAGGGAGGTAGGGATTgtctggagagaaagagaaaggatacGGCTAGCGTAATGGAAGTGTTCTTTGTCTTGGTTAGGCTATTAGTTACCTTGATGTGTTGGTTACATGAGCatatacatttatcaaaactcattgaattgtacatttaAGAGAAATTTCACTGTAGGTAAATTTTAgctccaaaaagaaataaaaaacagtatataattaaagaaatgattatttatatagTCAATactataagtgtgtgtgtgtgtataattttttatattactaACACTTGAGTgcatgttttaatattttctcaacAAGCGTCTCTTGTGTGTCTACTGTTGGTCAGCCATTGAGATAGTCGCTGGGGATGTAAAGGTGAGAGAAAGTAACTGGACTTAGAGAAGGCATAGCTAGAGTAATAAAAATGCAGGAAAAAAGCGCTCATAGAAACTGGATGCTGCCTGTGGGGTGAGTGCAAAGGAGGGAGAAAGTGATTGTGATTTGGTGGGCTTGGAGAGATGTGACCAAAAAGTGAACACACTTTTGCAAGGGAAGAAAGGCTGCCACAGAGGCATGAGTCTGCATGACGTGTTTGCAGAATTTTAATCGGTCCAATGTGACTACAGTAATGAGAGATGATATCATGATGGGGGACAGTATACttaatgatgggaccagattatACAGGATCATTAAATGCCATACTAAGGAGTTTAGATTTATAGGCAATAAGGGATCATTGTAAGATTTTAGACAAGAGTGACATCAATTCcatgttttaaagaatatatcTGGTGGTTGTAAAGAATTGTTAAAGTTGGGGAGAGATTAGAGGCAGAATAAACAGGAAGGGATTGTAAGAATCCAATGGTGgttattttttttagtattcgCTAGGATTTGTGATTAAGCATTTCTAAACATTTagctgttcttttctctttttctttaaaattgacaATAGAAATCCAGAAACTTTTTGGACCACCACAGGAATGTTTCCCCAAGAGTTCATTATATGTTTTCACAAACATGTGAGGATTGAAAAGCTTGTAATCCAGAGTTACTTTGGTAAGcatgatattttcatttcatttcattaattttcatctttcagtttttcCATAGGCAGAATGCACATATGTAAACTTTTGGCaaagcactgatttttttttttttacagcatggAATCAAGTTTTATTGCTGGGGTTGATGGGTGGAGAGTATGGGTTAACTGTCTCGAGCACAGTTAGCTTCTCTGAAACTGCGAATTTGAAACCCTTCCAAAGCACATAATAATTTCCATGCAATTTACTACGTGAAAGCCTTTGGCAAAAGACCCTGTGATGAATTTAAGAAGCCAACTTGTCAAAACGCTAGGTTTCTTCACATCTTTACTCCAGATTTTTTTGGCTTGGGGTTCTCTGTCAAATTCTTTCTGAAAATCTGACAAACCTGATTATTTGCATTTGGTAACTTTGATTCTTTTATTAATGTGACCATTTTCTGAGGGATTTAGGAAGAATATCTTCCACTACAACATCATCCTAATCCTGTCTTATGTTTTTTTAAGGACAGAGTATATCAAGCAAAATCATGGTAGGAAACAGGAtacatcccaggtggctcaaatgaAGAAACATTATTGATGGGACCACTTACAGAATTATGGCCTGGGTTAAGGGAACAAGCTAGGGATGGTGAGACACCCAGAAACTGGCTATAGCAGTAAGCCATTACCTCCCTGGGCCAAAGGAAGGAAATAGTATTTGCTGGAGCCCAAGGAGAACTGGAGCGTGTACAAAAGGGCCTGCCCAATAGGAGCTGTAACCAGGGAGGAGCGTAACCACTGccaaagacaggacactgaagcaggaagggaagagagaaaacacaACCTGATCTCAGTTCCCTGCTGCCCTTGTTTCCTCCCAGTCCCTCCCGTAGGCAGTGGGAAAGTAAATCCAGGAGGTTCAGTCCCCAGGGGTCCTCCCTCAGGGTGCAGAGCAGAGAAGAATGGATTTGGAGTCAAGGGAACTGCTTTAggggtaaaggagaaaaggaaaccaatgCGGAAGGAAGATGACTGCGTTCTCTCTTCTCTCGTTAATTGTGAAGGCTCTGGAGTTGGACCTAAACTTTGAATTCTAGTTCTGGCACTTACTAGCTCTGTATCATTGAACATTTTGCTTGACTTCTGTAAGTTGTCTGATTTCTTTAAGCCTGTTTTCTCACCAGTAAAGCAGGTTAATAATACCTTTCTTCTAAGGTTGAAGtcaagaatgaatgaatatgtctGACTTATAGTAGTTTCTGCATAAAGTTTTTTGGTCAAGACCACTAATATTATTATTTACCAGtgtaccaaaacaaacaaacaaacaaaaacaaaccagatGGTACCAAACTCAAAAAGGCTCTGTTAGCTTTGTGTTATATGCTTGCAAACACTTGTAACAGTTACCCAGCCTGTACTTTACCATAAGGATTTATGGAAAAATGGTGAGTGATTTTCCCGATTGCAGTACTTTGTGCATTCCCACTAATGCCTGCCAGTCTTagacagagggaaaaagaaatcaagggaCAGCAACATAGAATTAAGTAGATAATTaacactttattttcatttatttatgatgtCAGTGAGGACCTTGAGGATTGAAAAGAGTACTTCTAACGAGCCAGTTGATTTTGAGCAATGGATTGAAAGAGGTATGTGCTTGGTTTACCAGCATTATTTTGATCATGAGGGGGTAGAGAATTGTGTTTTACTCTATATTTCCAATTGTACTTCATTTTGGTGAAAAAAGATGGCCTGAATGATTCTTATGACATTTAGATAAACCTAGAAAAACACAAATTTGAATACTAAGATGCTTCTTCACTTCCTGGTTATGTAATTGTTAACATGTTACTTAATTTTTGAGTTTCAGAATCTTTATCTGAAAAATAGAGATGATATCACCATTTAAAGTTTTTGTgacacagtgtctggcatatggTAGACAAGCAATGaatattagtttttaatttttccttccttcctgattaatggtattatttaaatattattgacAGAATTGGTAGCCTCTCATAAAAGACAGCATGTTGCCTTCATGTGTCTATCTATTCCTTCCCAAAAtaccatgaaaataataataaaggagaaaaatgagacaTAAACCTACAgcggcaaaaaataaaaacaaacagggaACCAGGAATTCAAAACAGATGTGAGAGGTCAATATATATTATGGAAGAAAGGAAGCAGTTGGAGGAGTAGTAACTTCCGTAGCAGAATTGAGTAGATTATAACCTAAGTACCTGACAAGGAAGTTTATCCAATAGAACCCCAGAAACTTGAAGGCAAAGGTACCATGGAAAGTTTGAATAAGGCATGGACAAGAAAAGTGATTGGTGGAACATCTATTTACAAAGTGTAACAGACTTTAGGTATCTTCCTCCCACAAACTACCCCCAAGAGTGACTAGGAACTTTGAATGTTGAGGCTCAGGACTCAGGGAGACCAGTCATAGTAAAGAGAATGAGTGAGACATGGAGTGGAAAACAGGGAATTGAAGTGGAAACCTATATAATGAATAGTGGGAACTGTAGCCTCCTTCCTATGGTCTGCCCAGCAACCAGAAATACAGCCCCAGCCAGGAGATTGGGGGATTCATCTTTGGAGAAACTGAATGGTCCCAAAAGATCTGTGGATACAGAGAAAGGTTAGTCCATTCCTGGTCACCCTATGGAAATCATGGTAGTCAGTGAGTCTGGCCCATGTACTATTTTCCAGTGATCTATTCATAAGTAACAAAAGATAGTCCCAAATCACCAGACATATggtaaagacctaaatataatcaGGCCGTTAGCTCTAACTCCATCTGTAGGAAAAGAGggtagaaaacaaatgaaatcacAAGGAGGCAATATGAGAAAATGTGGGACATTTTATGATACAACTGACTTGGTCTCTTCAATAAGTCAATGGTGTGGGggggaaatgtgtgtgtgggAGACAAAGAAGTTCAAGATTAAAAGAGGATTAATTCTGATTTGAATAAACCAACCATAAAAAGACATTTAGGAGGACAATGGGGACCTTTgatggggtaggaaatggcaacccactccagtattcttacttggaaaattccatggacagaggagcctggcaggctacagtccgttggGTTATGAAGTATCAgcaacaactgagtgactgagcaggcacgcatAGGGACCTTTGAATATATACTAGGTATATGatattaaagcatttttaaattgtcaTATGATAGTGGCATTGTAGTTACACAAGAAATATTCCTCTTTAGAAATGgataatcaaatatttaaaggTGAAATATCATGATGTCTCAGACTTTCTTTACAATACCTTAGCAAAAAAAATTAGGTAAATCAAGTATGGTGAAATGCTGATAATTGTAAATTCAAGACAATGGGTATATAAGAATGATATCCTGTCTTTTTTATGTATGTttgagattttttaatttttcataattaaaaagaaaactaagcaaatgAAAGAAGAAGTTACTAATTTCTAGTGGAGGAGGAGTTGTATAAGAAAATGTGTCATAATTTATTACTTATTTCAGTAGTAAATAACATATAGACAATGGTATAGCCATCAAGTATTGATTTCAAAATTGAGAGGATGGCAGGAAAATTtgtaggaagaggaggaagagaatacTGGTCCAAGAGACATAAATTTTCACCTACTATAATATAAAGTCAGtaaaaaatggataaatcaaATAAGGATCATGAAATATAttataattccagaaaaaataactgaaatagtTGAAAACATTTACCTCTGGGCAGCAGGATTGGAGGAAAAGGGGTCAAGCAGGGGATTACTATTTTGTATTACCTCAGAGAAAGGttaggaaacagaaagaaagtcaTCCATAATCTTACTTCCCAGAGACTTCCCTTTTTGTACTGTCTGCCTTTTAAAATTAGGTACACTGTTTTGatgttggagcttccctggtagctcagctggttaagaatctacctgcaatgcaggagtccctggttcaatttctgggttaggaagattctctggagaagggatgggctacccactccagtattcttgggcttccctggtggctcagctggtaaagaagtaccagcaatgcaggagacctgggttcaatccctgggttgggaagatcccctggagaaggaaaaggctacccactccagtattctggcctggagaattccatggactgtatggtccatggggttgcaaagagttggacacaactgagcaactttcacttttcacattttgatataagtaaaattaatttctaaataatgtcaatattttttttttaagttgtgaatttcttttttagtattttttattttttattggggtatagctggttaacaatgttgtgttagtttcaagtgaacagggaagggactcagctatacatacacgtgcatcccttctcccccaaagtgccctcccatccaggctgccacataacaataATGTGACTATTATTATATCAATGAAATATTTCATCTTTCCAAAAGAATGATATGATTAACTCATGACCAAATAAGTTAATCTGTCCTAAAATCACACTAGTACTAGTAAAGGTTTTCTGAAGCTGGGTACCAGAAAAGATCAATTCATGGGTGGCATAACTCAGCATCATAGTGAAACTTCATTGTGAGAAACTGAGCCCTAATCGGTACCCATGAGAATGGTGAGACAGCCTTTCAGGCCTGCAGTTACTGTTAGTAACTTGATCGTTAAAAAggactttcatattttattaattcttcACTTGATATTCCTTTGCTAtaatttatatttagtttttttaatactcaCTGGGATATTTTATAGCTCATATATAGTTTATACATATGAGTTTCATATATATAGTttcatatatagttttatatctttttatcaAATATCTCTATTTTTATATTGGATTTTACATACCAAAACACTGGTATATCTGGTCTAACTACAATTTTATCAGATATCACATTTTGCTGAAAATAAACTTCAATATATCCTGATGCAGTTTGAGCCCTGCCTCAATTCTGTTAAATTTGTGTTTTAGATCTAGTACATACAGAGGGGCAGcttcaaaatgaagaaattttgGTAAGTAAATATACTTTGAAGATATATACATTATCTTTAGCCAGCACAAcgtatttaaattttaaacctCTCTCCATAGTCATAAAATTACTAAATACCCTCATAATATTGTAGGTTCTGTGTCTAACCAACCAATAGAGGCAGTTATTCTCAGAAATGTTATGATCTAAATATCGCTTTCCTAAGTTAGGCTCTTTTCTGTCATAGGATGACAGCCAAGATAAAACAGAATTCActtgttattgttttattttgtttgttcatttattttgaagtatttatttactttccttTCATTTGATTCTGTAGTTCTTATGGAATAGGAATCAAAACAGGTCGAGGTGCCAAAATTGGAGTTAATTTAAGCATGAAGGGACAGGGAGATTCAGATAAGGGAACTGGAGCATAGGATCAGCAACAAATAAGCCAAAGAGAGATGAGGTGAAAAGGGAACCAGCATTTTCTGACAGCATTCCGCTGGGCTTTGCTTGTCAAGTGACATGAATGGCCACTGACGGGGAAGCTGCTGCCTCATCACGGGTTCCTCTGTCCCCAGCTTGTCAGGCCCTGGTTTTA includes these proteins:
- the IFT25 gene encoding intraflagellar transport protein 25 homolog translates to MRKVDLCLSSEGTEVILATSSDEKHPPENMIDGNPETFWTTTGMFPQEFIICFHKHVRIEKLVIQSYFVRTLRIEKSTSNEPVDFEQWIERDLVHTEGQLQNEEILACDGHVTYLRFIIVSAFDHFASVHSVSAEGMAVSNLS